The Actinomycetes bacterium genome contains the following window.
AGGCGGCGACCCGGGTCGAGGCGCTGCGGATCTACCAGCAGCGGCTCGCCGAGGCGAGCTGACGCGGAGGAGGCGACCAGTGGGCACCGTCACCGACTACCTGGCCACGCTCGCGGCCCCGGACCGCGACGCCTTCGCCCGGGTGCGCGACCTGGCCCTGGCCGAAGCGCCGGAGGCGACCGAGGGCACCAGCTACGGCATGGCGGCGCTGCTGCTCAGCGGCCGGCCGCTGCTCGGGCTGCGTGCCGCCGCCGGGCACCTGAGCGTCTTCCCGTTCAGCCCCGAGGTGGTCGACGCCGTCGCCGGCCCGCTGACCGGCTTCGCGCTGTCCAAGGGGACCATCCGCTTCACGGCCGCTGAGCCGCTGCCCGAGGACGTCGTGCGCGCCCTGGTGCGGCTGCGCCGGGCCGAGATCGAGGGCTGAGCCGGCACTTCCGGCCCGGTCGGCTCAGTCCTTGCCCCGCACCGGCCGGACCTCGACCAGCTCGAGGTGCTTGGGCGACACGGTGTCCCCGCTCGACACCCCGCGGACTCGTCGCCCGACCCAGGGCAGCAGGTAGCGGCGCACCCACCGGACGTCGTCGAGCACGTCGTGCCGCCTCGGCCGGCGCGGCGCCGCGTCCAGCGGCAGCCGCCACCAGCCCGGGTCGCCTCCGAGCAGGTCGGGATCGGTGACGCCGAGCCGCTCGAGGACGGCCGCCGCGACCCGCTCGTGCCCGGGCGGGGCGAGGTGCAGCCGGTCCTCGTGCCACAGCCGGCGATCCTGCAGGGCGGGAACCGCCCCCTGGTCGACGAGCATGGCGCCGCGGCGCTCGGCAACCTCCCGGACCCCGGCGTTGAAGCGGGCGAAGCGCTCCGCCAGCCGCTGGGCGGTCCGGCCGGTCCCCCCGGCCCGCTCGATGACGGTGAACAGCACGGTCCCCACCCCGGCGTCGCGCAGCACACCGACGGCGGCGTCGTACCGGCGCAGGACGCCGTCCACGTCGGTCCGCGGCCGCAGCACGTCGTTGGGCCCGGCGTGGAAGGTCACCAGGTCGGGGCGCAGGTCCAGGGCGGTCGGCAGCTGGTCGGCCACCACCTGGTCCAGCAGCCGGCCCCGCACGGCCAGGTTGGCGTAGCGCAGCGGCGCCCTGGCCGCTCCGGACGGCTCGCCGTCCACCATCGCGAGCGCTGCCGCGACCCGGTCGGCCCACCCGAGGTGACGGCCCTCGGGTCCCAGGTCGTCCTCGAGCCCCTCGGTGAACGAGTCGCCGGTGGCCACGAGTGTCCTGATCACCGGTCCGTCGCCCACGGCCCCATTATCGGGCCCAGTAATGTGCCCGGCGTGGGGATCGTCCCGGACACCAAGGACTGGACGTGGGTGCTGCGCGAGCCCTGCCCGGAGTGCGGCTTCGACGCCGGTGCGGTGCCGCTCGCCACGGTCCCGGAGTGGGTGCGCGCCGGGATCCCGGTGTGGCGCGACGTGTTGTCCCGCGCCGACGCGGCCCGGCGGCCGGACGAGAGCACCTGGTCGCCGCTGGAGTACTCCTGCCACGTCCGCGACGTCTGCCACCTCTTCGACGAGCGGCTGCTGCTCATGCTCGAGCAGCACGACCCGGTGTTCGCCAGCTGGGACCAGGACGAGGCGGCCGTCGCCGACCGCTACGACCAGCAGGACCCCGCCGCCGTCGCCCAGGAGCTGGCCGCGGAGGCCGAGGTGATCGCGGCGCGCTTTGCCGCGGTCCGCGACGACCAGTGGCAGCGGACCGGGCGCCGCAGCAACGGCTCGGCGTTCACGGTCGCCACCTTCGCCCACTACTTCCTGCACGACCTGGTGCACCACGAGCACGACGTGACCCGCACGTGACGGCACCGGAGCACCGGCACGGCGAGCACGACGACCACTCGCACGAGCACGACCATGAGCACGACCACGACGCCGCGGAGGGGCTGCTCGACCGGCTGCGCCACCTGGTCACCCCGCACAGCCACGACGCGGCGGTGGCCATGGACAGCGAGCTGGAGGCGAGCAGGGCCGGCATGCGGGCCCTGCTGCTGTCCTTCCTGGCGCTCATGGCCACCGCGCTGCTGCAGCTCGCTGTGGTGGCGCTCAGCGGGTCGGTCGCGCTGCTCGTCGACACCATCCACAACTTCGCCGACGCGCTGACCGCCCTG
Protein-coding sequences here:
- a CDS encoding SGNH/GDSL hydrolase family protein; translation: MIRTLVATGDSFTEGLEDDLGPEGRHLGWADRVAAALAMVDGEPSGAARAPLRYANLAVRGRLLDQVVADQLPTALDLRPDLVTFHAGPNDVLRPRTDVDGVLRRYDAAVGVLRDAGVGTVLFTVIERAGGTGRTAQRLAERFARFNAGVREVAERRGAMLVDQGAVPALQDRRLWHEDRLHLAPPGHERVAAAVLERLGVTDPDLLGGDPGWWRLPLDAAPRRPRRHDVLDDVRWVRRYLLPWVGRRVRGVSSGDTVSPKHLELVEVRPVRGKD
- a CDS encoding DinB family protein: MGIVPDTKDWTWVLREPCPECGFDAGAVPLATVPEWVRAGIPVWRDVLSRADAARRPDESTWSPLEYSCHVRDVCHLFDERLLLMLEQHDPVFASWDQDEAAVADRYDQQDPAAVAQELAAEAEVIAARFAAVRDDQWQRTGRRSNGSAFTVATFAHYFLHDLVHHEHDVTRT
- a CDS encoding DUF1801 domain-containing protein; amino-acid sequence: MGTVTDYLATLAAPDRDAFARVRDLALAEAPEATEGTSYGMAALLLSGRPLLGLRAAAGHLSVFPFSPEVVDAVAGPLTGFALSKGTIRFTAAEPLPEDVVRALVRLRRAEIEG